Proteins from a single region of Nerophis ophidion isolate RoL-2023_Sa linkage group LG08, RoL_Noph_v1.0, whole genome shotgun sequence:
- the LOC133557784 gene encoding teashirt homolog 1-like, which produces MPRRKQQAPRRSSAYGLEDDFSGDKTDDEEHLQDDGLSLDGQDADLFNDEEDGQDHISFQNSPLSNGTNPDAGYASPVSTASDHPADLQTSPSEKPEETTESVNGLSLQDSLAKMKAVYANLISDASWSSIALDMLKNKQEDDKNEKSDHNKSNGLLNNHSQASMPPKNRCSSNSTSTTTNMTTSSTAASRMTLSNSSVNSGLAYDWHQAALAKTLQHTPYQLLPEPSLFSTVQLYRQNNKLYGPVFTGASKFRCKDCSAAYDTLVGLTIHMNETGHYRDDNKDTEDDRGKKWSKPRKRSLLEMEGKEDAQKVLKCMYCGHSFESLQDLSVHMIKTKHYQKVPLKEPMPALTSKFVPPTKKRTFHDLMPPSSPDSVSSGIPLGETPKDQKAINPYVTPNNRYGYQNGASYTWQFEARKAQILKCMECGSSHDTLQQLTAHMMVTGHFLKVTNSASKKGKQLIFDPVYEEKIQSIPLPPTTTKLPAPNGKSHPESPLQPEEGEEEEEGQEEEENQEREDEEAEEAESDVKIKEEKEDMPEKPKKGKPYQYLREEDLEETPKGGLDILKSLANTVSSAISKAQTGAPTWGGYPSIHAAYQLHSSLKSSCAQIQPLFSNNTLKAPPSDLLQCSPTSPPNHRNNNMQAMEKLVEKVSGKSSVKEEKPLERVRCPKSSLTNSKEKRASPKLIEDKTELRSKDYHPTEMRTNIKEEVKSPKKLDGDGCNNLSIITDHSPEQPLVNPLSALQSIMNNHLGKAAKVTTPFSDPFAMLYKINNKPAPVKEPVTEYQSDDQPMDLTKSKDTNGGTTASHNVDNRQPGSKSPPLRENALMDISDMVKNLTGRLTPKSTTPSSISDKSDVDGVTFEDSLEELSPIQRRKGRQSNWNPQHLLILQAQFAASLRETPDGKFIITDLGPQERVHICKFTGLSMTTISHWLANVKYQLKRTGGTKFLKNMDSGQPLFLCGDCASQFRTPSSYIHHLESHLGFTLKDLSKLSIDLIEQQVVSRMDEKLLLGFPEDEGAGCVNQCKVCNRTFVTKHAIKLHLCKTHGKAPEDHLIFVKDLQ; this is translated from the coding sequence CTTATGGCCTCGAAGATGATTTTAGCGGGGACAAGACTGACGATGAGGAGCACCTTCAGGATGACGGCCTTTCCCTGGACGGACAGGACGCAGACTTGTTCAACGATGAAGAAGACGGTCAGGATCACATCAGTTTCCAGAACTCGCCGCTCAGCAATGGCACCAACCCAGATGCCGGTTACGCCTCACCAGTCAGCACAGCCAGCGATCACCCTGCAGACCTCCAGACGTCACCCTCGGAGAAGCCAGAGGAGACCACGGAGTCGGTCAACGGCCTCTCCCTGCAGGACAGTTTAGCCAAAATGAAAGCCGTCTATGCAAACTTGATCTCTGACGCCTCGTGGTCTAGCATTGCTTtggacatgttgaaaaataaacaagaggacGACAAAAACGAGAAAAGTGATCACAATAAGAGCAATGGGCTCCTCAACAATCACAGCCAGGCGAGCATGCCGCCAAAGAACAGATGTAGCTCAAATAGCACCTCCACTACCACGAACATGACCACCAGCAGTACAGCCGCATCACGAATGACATTGAGCAACAGCAGTGTCAACTCGGGACTGGCCTACGACTGGCACCAGGCTGCCCTTGCTAAAACCTTGCAGCACACTCCATACCAACTCCTTCCTGAGCCGAGCCTCTTCAGCACCGTGCAGCTCTACAGGCAGAACAACAAGCTGTATGGGCCTGTTTTCACTGGCGCCAGTAAATTCCGGTGTAAGGACTGCAGCGCCGCATATGACACTTTGGTAGGACTCACTATCCACATGAATGAGACTGGACACTACCGCGATGACAATAAGGACACTGAGGACGATCGTGGCAAAAAGTGGTCCAAGCCTCGCAAGCGTTCCCTCCTCGAAATGGAGGGCAAGGAGGACGCCCAGAAAGTTCTCAAATGTATGTACTGTGGCCACTCTTTTGAGTCCTTGCAAGACCTTAGCGTACACATGATCAAAACTAAACACTATCAGAAAGTGCCTCTAAAAGAACCAATGCCGGCCCTCACCTCTAAATTTGTCCCCCCTACCAAAAAGAGAACATTTCACGACTTAATGCCGCCTAGCTCCCCTGATTCCGTTTCATCGGGTATTCCTCTTGGAGAGACACCGAAAGACCAGAAGGCTATCAACCCTTATGTCACGCCCAACAACCGCTACGGTTACCAGAACGGCGCCAGTTACACCTGGCAGTTTGAGGCACGCAAAGCGCAAATTCTCAAATGCATGGAATGCGGCAGTTCACACGATACATTGCAGCAACTGACAGCACACATGATGGTCACAGGACACTTTCTCAAAGTCACCAATTCAGCTTCAAAAAAGGGGAAGCAGCTCATTTTCGATCCGGTCTACGAAGAGAAGATCCAGTCCATTCCTTTGCCGCCGACCACCACCAAACTTCCAGCTCCAAATGGGAAGTCCCATCCTGAATCCCCTTTGCAGCCGGaggaaggggaggaggaggaggaagggcaGGAAGAGGAGGAAAATCAGGAGAGAGAGGATGAAGAGGCAGAGGAAGCAGAATCAGATGTAAAAATTAAAGAGGAGAAGGAAGATATGCCTGAGAAGCCTAAAAAGGGAAAACCCTACCAATATCTGAGAGAAGAAGACTTAGAGGAAACGCCTAAAGGGGGGCTAGACATCCTAAAGTCGTTGGCAAACACAGTCTCAAGTGCAATCAGCAAAGCCCAAACAGGTGCACCAACATGGGGAGGATACCCCAGCATCCACGCTGCCTATCAGCTCCATAGCTCCCTGAAGTCCTCATGTGCGCAGATTCAGCCTTTATTCAGCAACAACACATTAAAGGCGCCGCCCTCGGACTTGTTGCAGTGTAGCCCCACATCACCTCCCAACCACAGGAACAACAACATGCAGGCGATGGAAAAGTTAGTGGAAAAAGTAAGCGGAAAGAGTTCGGTGAAGGAGGAAAAGCCCTTAGAGAGGGTCAGGTGTCCTAAGTCATCACTGACAAACTCTAAAGAAAAACGGGCTTCGCCTAAACTAATAGAAGACAAGACCGAGTTAAGAAGCAAAGACTACCATCCAACGGAGATGAGAACCAACATAAAGGAAGAGGTGAAGTCACCAAAAAAGCTTGATGGAGATGGCTGCAATAACTTGAGTATCATCACTGACCACTCCCCTGAGCAGCCGCTAGTTAACCCTCTCAGCGCCCTGCAGTCCATCATGAACAACCACTTAGGGAAAGCCGCTAAAGTGACGACACCCTTTAGCGATCCCTTTGCTATGCTTTACAAGATCAACAACAAACCTGCTCCAGTGAAGGAGCCTGTGACTGAATACCAGAGTGACGATCAGCCCATGGATTTGACTAAATCAAAGGACACCAACGGAGGAACAACGGCAAGCCACAACGTTGACAACAGACAACCAGGTAGCAAAAGCCCACCTCTTCGGGAAAACGCATTAATGGATATATCGGACATGGTAAAGAACCTGACAGGCCGCTTGACGCCAAAGTCTACAACGCCGTCATCCATCTCTGACAAGTCAGACGTGGATGGTGTAACTTTCGAAGACAGCCTTGAGgaactgtctcccatccaaagacGGAAAGGCCGGCAGTCCAACTGGAATCCTCAGCACCTTCTTATCCTCCAGGCCCAGTTTGCCGCCAGCCTAAGAGAAACCCCTGACGGGAAGTTCATCATTACCGACCTGGGACCCCAGGAGAGGGTGCACATCTGCAAATTCACCGGTCTCTCTATGACCACCATCTCACATTGGCTGGCCAATGTCAAATACCAGTTGAAGCGGACAGGCGGCACAAAGTTTCTCAAGAACATGGACTCCGGCCAGCCGTTGTTTTTGTGTGGCGACTGTGCTTCCCAGTTCAGAACTCCTTCCTCCTACATCCACCACTTGGAGTCCCACCTCGGGTTCACCCTGAAGGACCTCTCCAAGCTCTCCATAGACTTGATAGAGCAGCAGGTGGTCAGCAGGATGGATGAAAAGTTGTTATTGGGATTCCCAGAGGACGAAGGCGCTGGCTGTGTGAATCAGTGCAAAGTGTGCAATCGGACCTTTGTGACTAAGCATGCGATCAAATTGCACCTTTGCAAAACGCACGGCAAGGCGCCAGAGGACCATCTCATCTTTGTCAAAGACTTACAGTAA